A DNA window from Centropristis striata isolate RG_2023a ecotype Rhode Island chromosome 10, C.striata_1.0, whole genome shotgun sequence contains the following coding sequences:
- the arsh gene encoding arylsulfatase D, which translates to MRSSLLAQLLLLLLLLAAGRDVSGETTDRKPNIVLMMVDDLGIGDIGCYGNDTIRTPHIDRLASEGVKLTQHIAAAPLCTPSRAAFMTGRYAFRSGLGSTGRVQVLLFLGGSGGLPPTETTFAKRLQQQGYTTGLVGKWHLGVNCEHRGDHCHHPNQHGFSYFYGLPFTLFNDCVPGHGSDVMADLQHTLGNLSVLLVVALFTLVCVRVCGLLEVSLWLLAGLFSLCMIAVAVWFIPFKLLPTWNCIIMRNQDVIEQPMAVETLPQRLLGEAQNFIKRNADHPFLLLFSLAHIHTPLFENPAFAGKSLHGRYGDNLEEVDWMIGKITETVDSLGLASNTLMYFTSDHGGHLEDGDSIVGQKGGWNGIYKGGKAMGGWEGGIRVPGIFRWPGRLAAGRVVDEPTSLMDLYPTLKYLAQDTQPDRQSDGFNLMPLLEGKAERSEHEFMFHYCGIYLNAARWHPPGSDSIFKVHFFTPNFSPPGAGGCYDTKVCLCHGEHVTHHSPPLLYDLFHDPSESRPLTPDTEPRYAEILQQTAEAVERHQRNQTNNLLSDDPQSHLAAETRGVQSQMTWDKILWRPWLQPCCGTFPFCGCKEDTTHI; encoded by the exons ATGAG GTCCTCCCTGCTGGcacagcttctcctcctcctgttgctCCTGGCAGCAGGGAGAGACGTCTCCGGGGAGACGACAGACAGGAAGCCCAACATCGTCCTGATGATGGTGGACGACCTCGGCATCGGGGATATAGGCTGCTACGGTAATGACACCATAAG GACTCCTCACATCGACCGACTGGCTTCTGAAGGGGTGAAGCTGACTCAGCACATTGCAGCTGCTCCTCTCTGCACGCCGAGTCGGGCCGCGTTCATGACGGGGCGGTACGCCTTCCGCTCAG GCCTGGGCAGCACAGGCCGTGTGCAGGTGCTGCTGTTCCTGGGGGGTTCAGGGGGGCTGCCGCCCACTGAGACCACCTTTGCTAAGAGGCTGCAGCAGCAAGGATACACCACCGGCCTCGTGG gaaaGTGGCACTTGGGTGTGAACTGTGAACACAGAGGAGACCACTGCCACCATCCCAACCAGCACGGCTTCAGCTACTTCTACGGTCTGCCCTTCACCCTGTTCAATGACTGTGTGCCCGGACACGGCAGTGATGTCATGGCAGATCTCCAGCACACACTTGGCAATCTGAGCGTGTTGCTGGTAGTTGCACTTTTCACTCTG gtgtgtgtccgtgtgtgtggcCTGCTTGAAGTCAGCCTGTGGCTGTTGGCAGgcctgttttctctctgtatgATAGCAGTGGCTGTGTGGTTTATTCCCTTTAAACTCCTGCCGACTTGGAACTGCATCATCATGAGGAACCAAGACGTGATCGAACAGCCGATGGCGGTGGAGACGCTGCCCCAGAGGCTGCTGGGAGAAGCACAAAACTTTATCAAGag GAACGCTGATCATccattcctcctcctcttctcgtTGGCCCACATACACACTCCTCTCTTTGAAAACCCCGCCTTTGCTGGGAAAAGTCTCCACGGTCGATACGGTGACAACCTAGAAGAAGTGGACTGGATGATCG GTAAAATCACAGAGACGGTGGACTCCCTCGGCCTCGCCAGCAACACTCTGATGTACTTTACATCCGACCACGGCGGACATCTAGAGGACGGCGACTCCATCGTGGGACAGAAAGGAGGCTGGAACGGCATCTATAAAG GTGGGAAGGCTATGGGGGGCTGGGAGGGGGGGATCAGGGTGCCTGGGATTTTCCGCTGGCCCGGCAGACTGGCTGCTGGGAGGGTGGTGGACGAACCCACCAGCCTCATGGACCTGTACCCAACACTGAAATATCTGGCCCAGGACACACAGCCAGACAG aCAGTCAGATGGCTTTAACCTCATGCCGCTGTTGGAGGGGAAGGCAGAGCGGTCAGAGCATGAATTCATGTTTCATTACTGTGGAATCTACCTGAACGCAGCACGCTGGCACCCACCTGGAA GTGACTCCATCTTTAAGGTGCATTTTTTCACTCCCAACTTCTCTCCTCCTGGAGCCGGTGGATGCTACGACACCAAGGTCTGTCTGTGTCACGGGGAACATGTGACGCATCACAGCCCGCCGCTGCTCTACGACCTCTTCCACGACCCCTCAGAGTCCCGCCCCCTGACTCCTGACACTGAGCCACGATACGCTGAAATACTCCAACAGACCGCCGAAGCTGTCGAGAGGCATCAGCGTAACCAGACCAACAACCTGCTGTCTGACGATCCTCAGTCACACCTCGCTGCAGAAACACGTGGCGTTCAAAGCCAGATGACGTGGGACAAGATCCTGTGGAGACCCTGGCTGCAGCCCTGCTGCGGGACTTTTCCATTCTGCGGCTGCAAAGAGGACACAACACATATTTAA